In bacterium YEK0313, one genomic interval encodes:
- a CDS encoding Transglutaminase-like superfamily protein, with protein sequence MHIRYGFRLEVVTEASAPVAVMLDIHPSRRHDLTQADDLVATALADPGAPVPQTIHVDRFGNLRRDLVVPAGGLSLTGGGVIFDPGFPDTTAPAAGETPRDALPVEVLPFLEASRFCDGAPLAAEARHVVAAVAPGWRRVQAITGMVHRRLGFGERYAREGRTAAEAFHERVGVARDFAHVAIALCRALGIPARYVTGYLPEIGTSPMPGPMRFHAWFEAFLDGHWYTFDARHNVPRIGRIPIGFGRDAADVPVVDAAAAAVTTRLEVTAEEIRGQRFPVSPEDRRAHAAETASRRRRTDG encoded by the coding sequence ATGCATATCCGCTATGGTTTTCGGCTGGAGGTGGTCACCGAGGCCTCGGCCCCTGTCGCCGTGATGCTCGACATTCACCCGAGCCGCCGCCACGACCTCACGCAGGCCGATGACCTCGTCGCGACCGCCCTCGCCGATCCGGGCGCGCCGGTTCCGCAGACGATCCATGTCGATCGTTTCGGCAACCTGCGCCGCGACCTCGTCGTCCCGGCCGGCGGGCTGTCGCTGACTGGCGGCGGCGTGATCTTCGACCCGGGCTTTCCCGATACGACGGCGCCGGCCGCCGGCGAAACGCCGCGCGACGCCCTGCCCGTCGAGGTGCTGCCCTTCCTCGAAGCCAGCCGTTTCTGCGACGGCGCACCACTCGCAGCGGAGGCCCGGCACGTGGTCGCCGCGGTGGCACCGGGATGGCGACGCGTCCAGGCCATCACCGGCATGGTGCACCGGCGGCTCGGCTTCGGCGAGCGCTATGCCCGCGAGGGCCGGACCGCCGCGGAGGCCTTTCACGAGCGGGTCGGCGTGGCGCGCGACTTCGCCCATGTCGCCATCGCCCTCTGCCGTGCGCTCGGCATCCCGGCGCGCTACGTCACCGGCTACCTGCCCGAGATCGGCACGAGCCCCATGCCCGGCCCGATGCGCTTTCACGCCTGGTTCGAAGCCTTTCTCGATGGCCATTGGTACACTTTCGATGCGCGCCACAACGTCCCGCGCATCGGCCGCATTCCCATCGGCTTCGGCCGGGATGCCGCCGACGTGCCGGTCGTCGATGCCGCGGCGGCGGCGGTGACGACCAGGCTCGAGGTGACCGCCGAGGAGATCCGCGGCCAGCGCTTCCCGGTCAGCCCGGAAGATCGCCGCGCCCACGCCGCCGAAACGGCCTCGCGCAGGCGCCGCACCGACGGCTGA
- the yddA_3 gene encoding Inner membrane ABC transporter ATP-binding protein YddA, producing MALGFWRGRTRLRAWALTVLVLVFVAAQLGALVGLNAWQRLFFDALDHKSAAEVLTAVSWVPIIVVGYAMALSGVVVARMLLQVSWRRWLTLHLAGWWIADQRYYRMTLVDEEQTAPEFRIAEDVRLAIEPLVEFALGLITATVTAITFAAILWQVAGSISVPVGGTVIVIPFYMAIAAILYAVIASLSAYLTGRPLVRRVAHKNQMEAEFRAEMTRLREHAESIALIRGDDDERASVHDNYRQLFSAWLAIVRQQGVIALVLNSNGALFPIIPLLLVAPKYLAGELSLGAVMQVAAAFSAVQSALIWFVDNFVRLAEWYASLTRVDELVEALEDLDMGSIMAGEGEIELGISPDKAIHIENLSLAHRNGRVVIADASVVIARGEKVLITGASGTGKSTLIRALAGLWPWGSGSITVPPGQIIAFVPQKPYIPVATLREVMLYPHADRPIQDAAILAAMKRCGLGYLGKHLDDDEDGWDRTLSGGERQRIAFARLVIHKPDIIVMDEATSALDEDSQADLLQLLREDLAEATVISVGHRPGLEAFHDRKIVLERQEAGARLTAEPATSALWRMLRLGTGG from the coding sequence ATGGCGCTGGGGTTCTGGCGCGGCCGCACACGGCTCAGGGCCTGGGCCCTGACGGTGCTGGTCCTGGTCTTCGTGGCCGCGCAGCTCGGCGCGCTGGTCGGCCTCAATGCCTGGCAGAGACTGTTCTTCGACGCCCTCGACCACAAATCCGCGGCCGAGGTCCTGACGGCGGTCTCCTGGGTTCCCATCATCGTCGTCGGCTACGCCATGGCCCTGTCCGGCGTGGTGGTGGCCCGCATGCTGCTGCAGGTCAGCTGGCGGCGATGGCTGACCCTGCATCTCGCCGGCTGGTGGATCGCCGACCAGCGCTATTACCGCATGACGCTGGTCGACGAGGAACAGACCGCGCCGGAATTCCGCATTGCCGAGGATGTGCGCCTCGCGATCGAGCCGCTGGTCGAATTTGCCCTGGGCCTGATCACCGCGACGGTGACGGCGATCACCTTCGCCGCCATCCTCTGGCAGGTGGCGGGCTCGATCAGCGTGCCTGTCGGCGGCACCGTGATCGTCATTCCTTTCTACATGGCGATCGCCGCGATCCTCTACGCGGTGATCGCCTCGCTCAGCGCCTACCTGACCGGGCGGCCGCTGGTGCGTCGGGTGGCCCACAAGAACCAGATGGAGGCGGAGTTCCGCGCCGAGATGACCCGGCTGCGCGAGCATGCCGAGAGCATCGCGCTGATCCGCGGCGACGACGACGAGCGCGCTTCCGTCCACGACAACTATCGCCAGCTGTTCTCGGCCTGGCTGGCGATCGTCCGGCAGCAGGGCGTGATCGCGCTGGTGCTCAACAGCAATGGCGCGCTGTTCCCGATCATCCCGCTCTTGCTGGTGGCGCCGAAGTATCTCGCCGGCGAGCTTTCGCTTGGCGCGGTCATGCAGGTTGCCGCCGCCTTCAGTGCTGTGCAGTCGGCGCTCATCTGGTTCGTCGACAATTTCGTGCGCCTGGCCGAATGGTATGCGTCGCTGACCCGTGTCGACGAGCTGGTGGAGGCGCTCGAAGACCTCGACATGGGTTCGATCATGGCCGGCGAGGGCGAGATCGAGCTCGGCATCAGCCCGGACAAGGCCATCCATATCGAAAACCTCTCGCTGGCCCACCGCAATGGCCGCGTGGTCATCGCCGATGCCTCGGTGGTCATCGCGCGAGGCGAGAAGGTGCTGATCACCGGCGCCAGCGGTACCGGCAAGAGCACGCTGATCCGCGCGCTGGCCGGGCTTTGGCCCTGGGGCTCCGGTTCGATCACCGTGCCGCCGGGCCAGATCATCGCCTTCGTGCCGCAGAAACCCTACATTCCCGTCGCGACGCTGCGCGAGGTCATGCTCTATCCCCATGCCGACCGTCCCATCCAGGATGCCGCGATCCTCGCCGCGATGAAACGGTGCGGCCTCGGCTATCTCGGCAAACATCTCGACGACGATGAGGACGGCTGGGATCGGACCCTGTCGGGCGGCGAGCGCCAGCGCATCGCCTTTGCGCGGCTGGTGATCCACAAACCCGACATCATCGTCATGGACGAGGCGACCTCGGCGCTCGACGAGGACAGCCAGGCGGACCTGCTGCAATTGCTGCGCGAGGATCTCGCCGAGGCGACGGTGATCAGCGTCGGCCATCGGCCGGGTCTCGAAGCCTTCCACGACCGCAAGATCGTCCTGGAGCGGCAGGAGGCCGGCGCAAGGCTCACCGCGGAGCCGGCGACCAGCGCCCTCTGGCGCATGCTGCGGCTCGGGACGGGCGGCTGA
- a CDS encoding Histidine kinase: MNLSQFQTVRGRLIGLLVLIAIPMALLAAIAAATTYRTVLGSIENRQLEAAANYAVRTRIWYDGSLRGLIATVAGVEAASASNAQCGGFDRQVLAGTQNYQALRLRFADGTSCLASRNPALTAAALDSMAATLTSQPVVQDPPDATSVTARYDYVDFGDEHFLAIHATGTGASGIGWEALYVTDTGALDRAFDLGALASGTIVGLVGRGDQVLVVRGADKQNSGWLPEETDSQSGAHFNATSRDGTERSYTVQRIAEPDLYVLASFDQTATLAAQTQFLALLIIPLATLALLCAVYLHAIHNHILRWLRGIETAARREEHSSTAFTARALVADEMPTDIKSVAVAFNDMVDAQEQRQQALQTALDRNRLLVRELHHRVKNSLQIVQSYLSLSKRNQSAEAGAALAEAECRVQVLAIAYRFALAEGEMHAVRVDAFLDEVLATISRLLTRPGQTVEGQISSQASLPIDRVIPLGLLVVEVVSHCLWTLSNVRVNATVVDLPEPSALERVFELKLSADREVALGPQPKMLAGLAMQIQATQPIPAAAAELGTWQVAT; the protein is encoded by the coding sequence ATGAACCTGTCGCAATTCCAGACCGTCCGTGGCCGCCTGATCGGGCTGCTGGTGCTGATCGCGATCCCCATGGCCCTGCTGGCGGCCATTGCGGCCGCGACCACCTACCGCACGGTTCTCGGCTCGATCGAGAACCGCCAGTTGGAGGCGGCGGCGAACTATGCGGTGCGCACGCGCATCTGGTACGACGGTTCGCTGCGGGGCCTGATCGCGACGGTCGCGGGCGTCGAGGCGGCCAGCGCAAGCAACGCGCAATGCGGCGGCTTCGACCGGCAGGTCCTGGCGGGAACGCAGAACTACCAGGCGCTGCGCCTGCGGTTCGCCGACGGGACGTCGTGCCTGGCCTCGCGCAATCCCGCCCTGACGGCGGCCGCGCTCGACAGCATGGCCGCGACCTTGACCTCCCAGCCGGTCGTGCAGGATCCGCCCGATGCGACGTCGGTGACCGCGCGCTACGACTATGTCGATTTCGGCGACGAGCATTTTCTCGCCATTCATGCGACCGGCACCGGCGCCTCCGGCATCGGCTGGGAGGCGCTCTACGTCACCGACACCGGAGCTCTCGACCGCGCCTTCGATCTCGGGGCGCTGGCCTCCGGCACGATCGTCGGCCTCGTCGGACGCGGCGATCAGGTGCTGGTCGTGCGTGGCGCCGACAAGCAGAACAGCGGCTGGCTGCCGGAGGAAACCGACAGTCAGAGCGGCGCCCACTTCAACGCGACCAGCCGCGACGGCACCGAGCGCTCCTATACGGTGCAGCGGATCGCCGAACCGGATCTCTACGTGCTGGCAAGCTTCGACCAGACGGCGACGCTGGCCGCACAAACCCAGTTCCTGGCGCTGCTGATCATTCCGCTGGCGACGCTCGCCCTGCTCTGCGCCGTCTATCTGCACGCGATCCACAATCACATCCTGCGCTGGCTGCGCGGCATCGAGACCGCCGCGCGCCGCGAGGAGCACAGCTCCACCGCGTTCACGGCGCGCGCCCTGGTGGCCGACGAGATGCCGACCGACATCAAGAGCGTGGCGGTCGCCTTCAACGACATGGTCGATGCCCAGGAACAGCGCCAGCAGGCGCTGCAGACGGCGCTCGACAGGAACCGGCTGCTGGTTCGCGAACTGCATCATCGGGTGAAGAACAGCCTGCAGATCGTGCAGAGCTATCTCTCGCTGTCGAAACGCAACCAGTCTGCCGAAGCTGGCGCCGCACTGGCCGAGGCCGAGTGCCGCGTGCAGGTCCTGGCCATTGCCTATCGGTTCGCCCTCGCCGAGGGCGAAATGCATGCCGTGCGCGTCGACGCCTTCCTCGACGAGGTGCTGGCGACCATTTCGCGGCTGCTGACCCGGCCGGGCCAGACCGTCGAAGGGCAGATCAGCTCGCAGGCGAGCCTGCCGATCGACCGGGTCATTCCGCTCGGCCTGCTCGTCGTCGAGGTGGTCTCGCACTGCCTCTGGACGCTGTCCAACGTCAGGGTGAACGCCACGGTGGTCGACCTGCCGGAGCCTTCGGCGCTCGAACGCGTGTTCGAGCTGAAACTCTCAGCCGACCGGGAGGTGGCACTCGGCCCGCAGCCGAAAATGCTGGCCGGCCTTGCCATGCAGATCCAGGCGACCCAGCCGATTCCGGCGGCCGCCGCCGAGCTCGGCACCTGGCAGGTCGCGACCTGA
- the sigR gene encoding ECF RNA polymerase sigma factor SigR encodes MSDDRFRDGLVAEIPNLRAFAASLSGSMQLADDLVQDTLLKAWSNADKFEPGTSLRAWLFTILRNTYFSLYRKRGREIQDTDGAYTERLSAQGNQESHLDLADFRKALATLPDEQREVLIMVGASGLSYEETAEICGVAVGTVKSRVNRARAKLAELLQIHGADDFGPDRRTAAALQGSSGSGSDT; translated from the coding sequence ATGAGCGATGATCGCTTCCGCGACGGCCTGGTTGCCGAAATTCCCAATCTGAGGGCATTCGCCGCTTCGCTGTCCGGCTCGATGCAGCTTGCCGACGACCTGGTCCAGGACACGCTCCTGAAGGCCTGGTCCAACGCTGACAAGTTCGAGCCCGGCACCAGCCTCAGGGCCTGGCTCTTCACGATCCTGCGCAACACCTATTTTTCGCTCTACCGCAAGCGCGGGCGAGAGATCCAGGATACCGACGGCGCCTATACCGAACGCCTCTCGGCCCAGGGGAACCAGGAAAGCCACCTGGATCTGGCCGATTTCCGCAAGGCCTTGGCCACCCTGCCCGACGAGCAGCGCGAAGTGCTGATCATGGTCGGCGCGAGCGGACTGTCCTATGAAGAGACGGCGGAAATCTGCGGCGTCGCCGTCGGCACCGTGAAGAGCCGAGTCAACCGCGCGCGCGCCAAGCTGGCCGAACTGCTGCAGATCCACGGTGCGGATGACTTCGGACCGGACCGCCGAACGGCGGCCGCGCTGCAAGGGTCTTCCGGCTCCGGCTCCGATACCTGA
- the pdtaR_1 gene encoding putative transcriptional regulatory protein pdtaR gives MTLAKDIAQHLPYLRRFARALHGTQADGDARVMTTLEALVADPSIFERDLGERVALYRLFLDRGTAESSDAAAAGASAADRNLDALTPRSRQAFLLRTVEGFSLGEVATILNMPVVETADLLDRAGREIAEQVATDVLIIEDEPIIALDIEAMVQELGHRVTGVARTHKEALALVAAKKPGLVLADIQLADGSSGLDAVNEILRSISLPVIFITAYPERLLTGERPEPAFLITKPFQQDAVKAAVSQALFFDRRAGREAA, from the coding sequence ATGACCCTCGCTAAGGATATCGCTCAACATCTTCCGTATCTGAGGCGCTTCGCCCGCGCATTGCATGGCACCCAAGCCGATGGCGATGCCCGGGTGATGACGACGCTCGAGGCTCTGGTCGCAGATCCTTCGATCTTTGAACGTGATCTCGGCGAGAGGGTTGCGCTCTATCGGCTTTTTCTGGACCGCGGCACGGCGGAAAGCAGCGACGCGGCGGCGGCCGGCGCTTCCGCCGCGGATCGCAATCTCGACGCGCTCACCCCGCGCTCGCGCCAGGCCTTCCTGTTGCGCACGGTCGAGGGCTTCAGCCTGGGCGAGGTGGCCACCATCCTCAACATGCCGGTGGTGGAGACGGCCGATCTGCTCGATCGGGCCGGACGCGAAATCGCCGAGCAGGTCGCAACCGACGTGTTGATCATCGAGGACGAACCGATCATCGCGCTCGACATCGAGGCGATGGTCCAGGAACTCGGCCATCGGGTCACCGGGGTCGCTCGCACCCATAAGGAAGCGCTGGCCCTGGTGGCGGCCAAGAAGCCGGGCCTTGTCCTCGCCGACATTCAGCTTGCCGACGGCAGTTCCGGCCTGGATGCGGTCAACGAAATCCTCCGGTCGATCTCCCTGCCGGTGATTTTCATTACGGCCTATCCGGAGCGCCTGCTGACCGGCGAGCGTCCCGAGCCGGCCTTCCTCATCACCAAGCCGTTCCAGCAGGACGCGGTGAAGGCGGCGGTGAGTCAGGCCCTGTTCTTCGATCGCCGGGCGGGCCGGGAGGCGGCGTGA
- a CDS encoding two-component response regulator — MGNPRILIVEDDPFIAIELEAVVTDALSGAVEVLIAGSLASAAAAAAGPLDFVLLDIDVVGGKTFALAAMLAARGTPFAFASASLPADLPEALQFARFVGKPFSGAVIEALVLEMLRPALLRAANVMRDDGAGSGA, encoded by the coding sequence TTGGGTAACCCCAGAATCCTGATCGTCGAGGACGATCCGTTCATCGCTATCGAACTGGAGGCGGTGGTGACCGACGCCCTGAGCGGCGCGGTCGAGGTCCTGATCGCCGGTTCGCTCGCTTCGGCCGCCGCGGCGGCCGCGGGGCCGCTCGATTTTGTCCTGCTCGACATCGATGTGGTCGGCGGCAAGACCTTTGCCCTCGCCGCCATGCTGGCCGCGCGGGGCACGCCCTTCGCCTTCGCTTCGGCCTCGCTGCCCGCCGATCTGCCGGAGGCCCTGCAATTCGCCCGCTTCGTCGGCAAGCCGTTTTCCGGTGCGGTCATCGAGGCGCTGGTGCTGGAAATGCTCCGCCCGGCGCTGCTCCGCGCGGCCAATGTGATGCGTGACGACGGCGCCGGTTCCGGCGCCTGA